In a single window of the Thermus amyloliquefaciens genome:
- a CDS encoding ABC transporter permease, translating to MNLDAAFWIALFFSTLRQTTPLLLTALGGMFSERSGVVNIALEGIILFGALTAAVVVERGEHLLGPGPHPWLPWVGVLGAMAVGGLVAWVHAVVSIKYRADQIISATAINLLALGAPSLVLAYFYGNATNSKEVANRLPLWGPEGFALSPLVYLAFLLVPLSWWVLFKTPFGLRLRAVGEHPEAADTLGVDVYRMRYIGVVLSGILAGLAGAYLAIGFLNQFVRGMSAGMGFISLAAMIFGKWHPLGILFSTLLFGFASALAIQLQGTEILPAVLVQAFPYLVTVLVLAGFMGKSRPPAAVGRPYEK from the coding sequence ATGAACCTGGATGCCGCCTTTTGGATCGCCCTCTTTTTCTCCACCCTGCGCCAGACCACACCCCTTCTGCTCACCGCCTTGGGGGGCATGTTCTCCGAAAGGAGCGGGGTGGTGAACATCGCCCTCGAGGGCATCATCCTCTTCGGCGCCCTCACGGCGGCCGTGGTGGTGGAAAGGGGAGAACACCTCCTCGGGCCCGGACCCCACCCCTGGCTTCCCTGGGTGGGGGTCTTGGGGGCCATGGCCGTGGGGGGGCTGGTGGCCTGGGTGCACGCGGTGGTCTCCATCAAGTACCGGGCGGATCAGATCATCAGCGCCACCGCCATCAACCTCCTCGCCCTGGGAGCCCCCAGCCTGGTGCTCGCCTACTTCTACGGCAACGCCACCAACTCCAAGGAGGTGGCGAACCGCCTGCCCCTTTGGGGGCCTGAGGGCTTTGCCCTTTCCCCTTTGGTCTACCTGGCCTTTCTCCTGGTGCCCCTGTCTTGGTGGGTCCTCTTCAAGACCCCCTTTGGCCTCCGCCTTCGGGCCGTGGGCGAGCACCCCGAGGCCGCGGACACCTTGGGGGTGGACGTGTACCGCATGCGCTACATCGGGGTGGTGCTCTCCGGGATCCTGGCGGGCCTGGCGGGGGCCTACCTGGCCATCGGCTTCCTCAACCAGTTTGTGCGGGGGATGTCCGCGGGGATGGGCTTCATCTCCCTGGCCGCCATGATCTTCGGGAAATGGCACCCCTTGGGCATCCTCTTCTCCACCCTGCTCTTCGGCTTCGCCAGCGCCCTGGCCATCCAGCTCCAGGGGACGGAGATCCTGCCCGCGGTCTTGGTGCAGGCCTTCCCCTACCTGGTCACCGTCTTGGTGTTGGCGGGCTTCATGGGCAAAAGCCGCCCCCCCGCAGCGGTGGGGAGGCCTTACGAGAAATAG
- the ubiE gene encoding bifunctional demethylmenaquinone methyltransferase/2-methoxy-6-polyprenyl-1,4-benzoquinol methylase UbiE gives MAVPPEEKAKRVRRMFSEIAPRYDLLNRLLSFGTDLRWRRRAVALALEKNPGRILDLATGTGDLALMLKRRAPHARVVGADFAPPMLGIARKKARALGLAVEFVEADALALPFPGGSFDAVTIAFGFRNFADYRKALLELRRVLAPGGRLVLLEFPPPPQGLFGRVFRLYFRRVLPFLGGLVSGNFGAYRYLPESVEAFPPPEALKALMEEVGFRVRYELLTFGVAAIHVGDLEA, from the coding sequence GTGGCGGTTCCGCCGGAGGAAAAGGCCAAGCGGGTGCGGCGGATGTTTTCGGAGATCGCCCCGCGCTACGACCTTTTGAACCGGCTCCTTTCCTTCGGGACCGATCTTCGCTGGCGCAGGCGGGCGGTGGCCCTCGCCCTTGAGAAAAACCCCGGGCGCATCCTGGACCTGGCCACGGGCACCGGCGACCTGGCCCTGATGCTTAAGCGGAGGGCCCCCCATGCCCGGGTGGTGGGGGCGGACTTTGCCCCGCCCATGCTGGGGATCGCCCGCAAGAAGGCGCGGGCCCTGGGGCTGGCGGTGGAGTTTGTGGAGGCGGACGCCCTGGCCCTTCCCTTCCCTGGAGGGAGTTTTGATGCGGTTACCATCGCCTTCGGTTTCCGCAACTTCGCCGATTACCGTAAGGCCCTCCTGGAGCTGCGCCGGGTCCTGGCCCCTGGGGGGCGGCTCGTCCTTTTGGAGTTTCCTCCCCCTCCCCAAGGACTTTTTGGCCGGGTCTTCCGCCTCTATTTCCGGAGGGTCCTCCCCTTCCTGGGAGGCCTGGTCTCGGGGAACTTTGGGGCCTACCGCTACCTGCCGGAGAGCGTGGAGGCCTTTCCCCCACCGGAGGCCCTAAAGGCCCTGATGGAGGAGGTGGGCTTCAGGGTGCGCTACGAGCTCCTTACCTTCGGGGTGGCGGCCATTCACGTGGGGGACCTCGAGGCCTGA
- a CDS encoding ABC transporter substrate-binding protein produces the protein MKKLLALVFLLLPGLAQVEVSFWHSMDGPAGRLLSAFAQEFNGKQSQYRVSPQYVGDYRDAETKLVAALRTGAQPVLFQAEISFFPRLVGEGRALALDAHLSLERAFLEDLFEPAWNYGVMEGKRYGLPLNTSTPVLFYNLDALRAKGLKAPRNWREFEEVARALTSRQAKGFIFVTDPQAWLFEAMVTSRGGSLVKEGRPNFTSKEALEALEMLWRLNKAGALSARSMAEATFAQLDFVRTKGMMVMASIANWPAAENFSFAFTLGVAPVPREPGGRVPMGGAQLVVLKGATEAQVRGALEFWKYLMEPQNVARWVEASYYVPVRKSAIPLLEGFYRENPFRKVAFEQIAYAQERPRHPQFSAWASVLAEALEKALKGGVPPQRALEEAQRKAEALR, from the coding sequence ATGAAAAAGCTCCTCGCCCTGGTCTTCCTCCTCCTTCCCGGCCTGGCCCAGGTGGAGGTCTCCTTTTGGCATTCCATGGATGGCCCCGCGGGCAGGCTCCTTTCCGCCTTCGCCCAGGAGTTCAACGGCAAGCAGTCCCAGTACCGGGTGTCGCCCCAGTACGTAGGGGACTACCGGGATGCGGAAACCAAGCTGGTGGCCGCCCTGCGCACCGGGGCTCAGCCCGTCCTCTTCCAGGCAGAAATCTCCTTCTTCCCCCGGCTGGTGGGGGAGGGCCGGGCCTTGGCCCTGGATGCCCACCTGAGCCTGGAGCGGGCCTTCCTGGAAGACCTCTTTGAACCCGCCTGGAACTACGGGGTCATGGAGGGCAAGCGTTACGGTCTTCCCCTGAACACCTCCACCCCCGTTCTCTTCTACAATCTGGACGCCCTCCGGGCCAAAGGGCTGAAGGCCCCAAGGAACTGGAGGGAGTTTGAGGAGGTGGCCAGGGCCCTCACCTCCCGTCAGGCCAAGGGCTTCATCTTCGTCACCGACCCCCAGGCCTGGCTTTTTGAGGCCATGGTGACCAGCCGGGGTGGAAGCCTGGTGAAGGAGGGAAGGCCCAACTTCACCTCCAAAGAGGCCCTGGAGGCCCTGGAGATGCTCTGGCGCCTGAACAAGGCGGGGGCCCTCTCCGCAAGGAGCATGGCTGAGGCCACCTTCGCCCAGCTGGACTTCGTGCGCACCAAGGGGATGATGGTCATGGCCTCCATCGCCAACTGGCCCGCCGCGGAGAACTTCTCCTTCGCCTTCACCCTGGGGGTGGCCCCGGTGCCCCGGGAACCGGGGGGCAGGGTGCCCATGGGGGGAGCCCAGCTGGTGGTCCTCAAGGGGGCCACGGAAGCCCAGGTGCGGGGGGCTTTGGAGTTTTGGAAGTACCTGATGGAACCCCAGAACGTGGCCCGCTGGGTGGAGGCCAGCTACTACGTGCCCGTGCGCAAGTCGGCCATTCCCCTCCTGGAGGGCTTCTACCGGGAAAACCCCTTCCGCAAGGTGGCCTTTGAGCAGATCGCCTACGCCCAGGAGCGCCCCCGCCATCCCCAGTTCTCCGCCTGGGCCAGCGTCCTGGCCGAGGCCCTGGAGAAGGCGCTAAAGGGCGGCGTACCCCCCCAGCGGGCCCTGGAGGAGGCCCAGAGGAAGGCGGAGGCCCTCCGGTAA
- a CDS encoding metallophosphoesterase family protein, producing the protein MRYLVLSDIHGNWPALQAVLEAAPPFDGVLFLGDAVGYYPDGDRVLDWLMEVEAQCVLGNHDAWLLALDRLPKKGVVLEILAWQRARLSPKHLDFLASWPWQREVDGALLVHGSPCDPLEYLDGLELARQAFNCTEHRLTFHGHTHLAGAFLELSGPRPWVRHQRFAEGGELLLPPTVRALVNPGSVGQPRDQVPGAAFALWEGEGIAFFRVGYDMAKVAHRLAEEGFPQWLYTRLTLGE; encoded by the coding sequence GTGCGCTACCTGGTCCTCTCCGACATCCACGGCAACTGGCCTGCCCTGCAGGCGGTCCTGGAGGCGGCCCCCCCCTTTGATGGGGTCCTCTTCCTGGGGGATGCGGTGGGCTACTATCCGGATGGGGACCGGGTGCTGGACTGGCTAATGGAGGTGGAGGCCCAGTGCGTCTTAGGCAACCACGACGCCTGGCTTCTGGCCCTGGACCGGTTGCCCAAGAAGGGGGTGGTCCTGGAGATCCTGGCCTGGCAACGGGCGAGGCTATCCCCCAAGCACCTGGATTTCCTCGCCTCCTGGCCCTGGCAGAGGGAGGTGGATGGGGCGCTTCTGGTCCACGGCAGCCCCTGCGATCCCCTGGAGTACCTGGACGGGCTGGAGCTGGCCCGCCAGGCCTTTAACTGCACGGAGCACCGCCTCACCTTCCACGGGCACACCCACCTGGCGGGGGCTTTTTTGGAGCTTTCCGGGCCCCGTCCCTGGGTGCGCCACCAACGCTTCGCCGAGGGGGGGGAGCTCCTCCTGCCCCCCACGGTGCGGGCCCTGGTCAACCCGGGCTCGGTGGGCCAGCCCCGCGACCAGGTTCCGGGGGCGGCCTTTGCCCTGTGGGAGGGGGAGGGGATCGCCTTTTTCCGGGTGGGGTACGACATGGCCAAGGTGGCCCATCGCCTGGCGGAGGAGGGGTTCCCCCAATGGCTCTACACCCGCCTGACCCTGGGGGAATAA
- a CDS encoding PSP1 domain-containing protein, with protein MTVGVRLHADLRKARTPVLRYFRFQGEPPPLEAYVVVRTSRGLEVGKVRTPPRGEKEAGEVVRLATKEDLDLASRLRAKAEEAAFYLRARLQEEGVSAKVLGCDFTLDGRHLAVHYAAEERVNLRRFARELSERFGARVEFLAEGPREEAAYLGTLGACGMESCCSTWLQGFAQVSIKLARDQGLPLNPEKISGPCGRLLCCLAYEHPVYQELLKELPRKNARVCTKEGVCGKVQKVNPLKGTVELLLEEGKAVEVAKEELAP; from the coding sequence ATGACCGTGGGCGTTCGCCTGCACGCCGATCTGCGCAAGGCCCGCACCCCTGTCCTGCGCTACTTCCGCTTCCAAGGGGAGCCCCCTCCCCTGGAAGCCTATGTGGTGGTGCGCACCAGCCGGGGTCTGGAGGTGGGCAAGGTGCGCACCCCGCCCCGGGGGGAGAAGGAGGCCGGGGAGGTGGTGCGCCTGGCCACCAAGGAGGATCTGGACCTGGCCTCGAGGCTCCGGGCCAAGGCGGAGGAGGCGGCCTTTTACCTGCGGGCCCGCCTGCAGGAAGAGGGGGTGAGTGCCAAGGTGCTGGGGTGCGATTTCACCCTGGATGGCCGGCACCTGGCCGTGCACTACGCCGCGGAGGAGAGGGTCAACCTCCGGCGCTTTGCCCGGGAGCTTTCCGAACGCTTTGGCGCCCGGGTGGAGTTCCTGGCGGAGGGCCCCCGGGAGGAGGCCGCCTACCTGGGAACCCTGGGGGCCTGTGGGATGGAGTCCTGCTGCTCCACCTGGCTTCAGGGTTTTGCCCAGGTGTCCATCAAACTGGCCCGCGACCAGGGGCTTCCCCTGAACCCCGAGAAGATCTCCGGCCCCTGCGGCCGGCTCCTCTGCTGCCTGGCCTATGAGCATCCTGTGTACCAGGAACTCCTTAAGGAGCTCCCCCGCAAGAACGCCCGGGTATGCACCAAGGAGGGGGTCTGCGGCAAGGTGCAGAAGGTGAATCCCCTGAAGGGGACGGTGGAGCTCCTCCTGGAGGAGGGCAAGGCGGTGGAGGTGGCCAAGGAGGAGCTGGCCCCATGA
- a CDS encoding MFS transporter — MWKGPREGRSNILTILDLRDRNYRLAVVNGWLVWLGDTFLHPNIVLTSFAAKLGAPGALIGLLPALLQAGGMVPQAFLAPYVARFPRKIVLYRKVAALRLLGVVLMALSAFFLGAWPPLLFLGFLLGLLLNALFTGVSSLPFWEVVAKTTPPARRAALFSARNLVGGLLAFLTGFGVREILALPLPFPLPYALLFALGALAFGTGWYLFGLTQEPEEPPREERLDLRLPLRSAGFRRYLRVRVLLGLAGMAEPFYAVYAVRTLGQGQELGLYLSLYALAFTLSNLLWARMAERGSKGVLQVGAFLALWAPLLALLLPPPLFGLVFLLQGAYLAALGLATTTYLLNLAPPGERSAFIGLANTVAGVFAFTPVLGGWLADGLGFPSLFILAAFFYAWAFYAGRKLPQEG; from the coding sequence ATGTGGAAGGGCCCAAGGGAAGGAAGGAGCAACATCCTCACCATCTTAGACCTCCGGGACCGCAACTACCGCCTGGCGGTGGTGAACGGCTGGCTGGTGTGGCTTGGGGATACCTTTTTGCACCCCAACATCGTCCTCACCAGCTTCGCCGCCAAGCTGGGGGCGCCCGGGGCCCTGATCGGCCTCCTCCCCGCCTTGCTCCAGGCCGGGGGCATGGTCCCCCAGGCCTTCCTGGCCCCCTACGTGGCCCGCTTTCCCCGGAAGATCGTGCTTTACCGGAAGGTGGCGGCCCTAAGGCTTCTGGGGGTGGTCCTCATGGCCCTTTCCGCCTTCTTCCTCGGGGCCTGGCCGCCCCTCCTCTTCCTCGGCTTCCTTCTGGGCCTCCTCCTCAACGCCCTCTTCACCGGGGTCAGCAGCCTCCCCTTCTGGGAGGTGGTGGCCAAGACCACGCCCCCGGCAAGGCGCGCCGCCCTTTTCTCCGCCCGCAACCTCGTGGGGGGGCTCCTGGCCTTCCTGACGGGGTTTGGAGTCCGGGAGATCCTCGCCCTTCCCCTTCCCTTCCCCCTCCCCTACGCCCTCCTCTTCGCCCTGGGAGCCTTGGCCTTCGGCACGGGCTGGTACCTTTTCGGCCTTACCCAGGAACCCGAGGAACCCCCCCGGGAGGAGCGCCTGGACCTCCGCCTGCCCCTAAGGAGCGCGGGTTTTCGCCGCTACCTGCGGGTGCGGGTGCTTTTGGGCCTGGCGGGGATGGCCGAGCCCTTCTATGCCGTCTATGCGGTGCGCACCCTGGGGCAGGGGCAGGAGCTTGGCCTTTACCTCTCCCTTTACGCCCTTGCCTTTACCCTTTCCAACCTGCTTTGGGCCAGGATGGCGGAACGGGGTTCCAAGGGGGTCCTCCAGGTGGGGGCCTTCCTGGCCCTTTGGGCTCCCCTTCTGGCCCTCCTCCTCCCCCCGCCCCTCTTCGGGCTGGTCTTCCTGCTCCAGGGGGCCTATTTGGCCGCCCTGGGCCTGGCCACCACCACCTACCTCCTCAACCTGGCCCCTCCCGGGGAGCGGAGCGCCTTTATCGGGCTGGCCAACACCGTGGCTGGGGTTTTCGCCTTCACCCCGGTGCTGGGAGGGTGGCTGGCCGATGGCCTGGGCTTCCCCAGCCTCTTCATCCTGGCGGCCTTCTTCTACGCCTGGGCCTTTTATGCGGGAAGGAAGCTCCCGCAGGAGGGGTAG
- a CDS encoding sugar phosphate isomerase/epimerase family protein, translating into MRLGFSPFNAEMGYEEAFRLAAELGLDLEVPYDLHEVLPLPDPKALRATGEALGVGFTLHLPFVEMNPASLIPSVRALAEERLKRALEFGEALGAKVGVLHTGQVPVRHPMALSLAREALEKTLSALLPLPFPVALENLALSEEDLLRGPEELKALLDRFPQYGFCLDVGHALVELGSLGPLLYWEALEGRILHLHLHDNHARRDDHLPVGAGGVPWERLAPRLRDFPATATLEVGGGSQGVRQSLSRLQTLLAS; encoded by the coding sequence ATGCGCCTAGGCTTTAGCCCTTTTAATGCGGAGATGGGTTACGAGGAAGCCTTCCGCCTGGCGGCGGAGCTGGGGCTAGACCTCGAGGTCCCCTACGACCTGCACGAGGTCCTACCCCTTCCCGACCCCAAGGCCCTGCGGGCCACGGGGGAGGCCTTAGGGGTGGGGTTCACCCTGCACCTGCCCTTCGTGGAGATGAACCCCGCCAGCCTCATCCCCAGCGTCCGCGCCCTGGCCGAGGAGCGCCTTAAGCGGGCCCTGGAGTTTGGCGAGGCCCTGGGGGCCAAGGTGGGCGTGCTCCACACCGGCCAGGTGCCCGTGCGCCACCCCATGGCCCTAAGCCTGGCCCGGGAGGCCCTGGAAAAGACCCTCTCCGCCCTCCTTCCCCTCCCTTTCCCCGTGGCCCTGGAAAACCTGGCCCTCTCCGAGGAGGACCTCCTCCGGGGCCCGGAGGAGCTCAAGGCCCTCCTGGACCGTTTCCCCCAGTACGGGTTCTGCCTGGATGTGGGCCATGCCCTGGTGGAACTGGGCTCCCTGGGCCCCCTCCTCTACTGGGAGGCCTTGGAAGGCCGGATCCTCCACCTCCACCTCCACGACAACCACGCCCGCAGGGATGACCACCTGCCCGTGGGCGCAGGCGGGGTGCCCTGGGAAAGGCTGGCCCCCCGGCTCAGGGACTTTCCCGCCACCGCAACCCTGGAGGTGGGTGGGGGCAGCCAAGGGGTGCGGCAAAGCCTCTCCCGCCTCCAAACCCTCCTCGCCTCCTAA
- a CDS encoding arsenate reductase ArsC: protein MRLLVLCTHNSARSQMAEAWLRHLAQEMGVDLEVHSAGTQKTWVKEEAKAVMAEVGIHLKGHFSKTLLEVPDPWNFHLVLTVCDAAQEACPAYPAQTAKRHVAFPDPSGKPLEEWRRVRDALGRMARYLVENLKAGRIPTEEELKGAAG from the coding sequence ATGCGCCTCCTGGTCCTTTGCACCCACAACTCCGCCCGCAGCCAGATGGCGGAGGCCTGGCTCCGGCACCTGGCCCAGGAGATGGGGGTGGACCTGGAGGTCCACTCCGCCGGCACCCAGAAGACCTGGGTCAAGGAAGAGGCCAAGGCGGTGATGGCCGAGGTGGGGATCCACCTAAAGGGCCACTTCTCCAAGACCCTTCTTGAGGTGCCCGATCCTTGGAACTTCCACCTGGTCCTCACCGTGTGCGACGCCGCCCAGGAAGCCTGCCCCGCCTACCCCGCCCAGACGGCAAAGCGCCATGTCGCCTTTCCCGACCCCTCCGGGAAACCCCTGGAGGAATGGCGCCGGGTAAGGGACGCCCTGGGGCGCATGGCCCGGTACCTGGTGGAAAACCTGAAGGCGGGGCGCATCCCCACGGAGGAGGAGCTGAAGGGGGCGGCAGGGTAG
- a CDS encoding PaaX family transcriptional regulator produces MRARSTIFTLFMEYVYPERQARVQDLIAMMEVLGFSEAAVRAALSRSAKRGWVVAKRRGRMAYYALSDRVFWQVRQVRRRLYEAPPPWDGRFLLVLPEGPKERGERERFRREMALLGYGSLQSGVYLGAGVDPAATRELLAFYGLSATLFRGEHLGPREEVLRAFPLEEASAHYQTLLAHLPPTPEDPLLAFQALTRLVHEMRKLLFLDPLLPPELLPPGFLGSSARERFLALRKALYRQAEPFLKGLSLPLSALSPQAG; encoded by the coding sequence ATGCGGGCCCGATCCACCATCTTCACCCTCTTCATGGAGTATGTCTACCCGGAACGGCAAGCCCGGGTCCAGGACCTCATCGCCATGATGGAGGTCCTGGGCTTCTCCGAGGCGGCGGTGAGGGCGGCCCTTTCCCGGAGCGCCAAAAGGGGCTGGGTGGTGGCCAAGCGGCGGGGGCGCATGGCCTACTACGCCCTCTCCGACCGGGTGTTCTGGCAGGTGCGCCAGGTGCGAAGGCGCCTTTACGAGGCCCCACCTCCCTGGGACGGGCGTTTCCTTCTGGTCCTTCCGGAGGGCCCCAAGGAACGGGGGGAAAGGGAGCGCTTCCGGCGGGAGATGGCCCTTTTGGGCTACGGCAGCCTGCAAAGCGGGGTCTACCTGGGGGCAGGGGTGGACCCCGCCGCCACCCGGGAGCTCCTCGCCTTTTACGGGCTTTCCGCCACCCTCTTCCGGGGCGAGCACCTGGGGCCGAGGGAGGAGGTGCTCCGCGCCTTCCCCCTGGAGGAGGCCTCGGCCCACTACCAAACCCTCCTCGCCCACCTCCCCCCAACCCCTGAGGACCCCCTTCTGGCCTTCCAGGCCCTGACCCGCCTGGTGCACGAGATGCGCAAGCTCCTCTTCCTAGATCCCCTCCTGCCCCCCGAACTCCTCCCGCCAGGCTTCCTTGGCTCCTCCGCCCGGGAACGCTTCCTCGCCCTCCGAAAAGCCCTTTACCGGCAGGCCGAGCCCTTCCTTAAGGGGCTATCCCTTCCCCTCTCAGCCCTCTCACCCCAGGCGGGATAA
- a CDS encoding ABC transporter permease yields the protein MLTDARRLGVLVALGGGVLLLLWYLAPWAVPHRLFGGEGVLLNPFGHHLPQGTLPPGYRDGWLLWTFYPSLAWLALTLVLAWTPKPARKLYLMGAFGLGLFLLTLLLFQASVAQVNAGAERPLLRRYSLGLGSYATLAFSLYLLLLARLFSPGGLAFLVRRRGVVVPLFSLLLASLLGGVIVAVMKRAPGEAQGLREALMLKLDLITYTYQLLYSPLVNPSGFLQSLLLATPLIFTGLAVALGFRGGLFNIGAPGQLILGAIAAMLVGVYLPGPRWLVLPLAILAAALAGGLWGALPGWLKARFGAHEVINTIMLNYIAASLFLFLISSNEYKFFGRTLYLPFKYPGYEARSHEIRPEARIPHWTELVAPGGELSFALPLALLLGLLGYLLLRKSLGHRVLMGLVAGGVGYVVGGLLPGPEVSFGPDLTSVRLNGAFLLALMALLFFHFYVFRTVGGYELRAMGLAPKAAEYGGVASGRKMVLIMFLAGALAGLAATHYVLGGGIDEYRLKQALPYSVGFDGIAVALMGQNTPVGVGLAAWLFGILLTGGLQVNLQLGISRELVAVLQALIVLFIAAGGFLPRYFTDPLRAAEVELREERERKGR from the coding sequence GTGTTGACGGACGCGAGGCGCCTAGGGGTCCTGGTGGCCTTGGGGGGAGGGGTTCTCCTCCTCCTCTGGTACCTGGCACCCTGGGCGGTACCCCACCGCCTCTTTGGTGGCGAAGGCGTGCTGCTCAACCCCTTCGGCCACCACCTGCCCCAAGGCACCCTGCCCCCCGGTTACCGGGACGGCTGGCTCCTTTGGACCTTCTACCCCTCCCTGGCCTGGCTGGCCCTTACCCTGGTCCTGGCCTGGACCCCTAAGCCCGCCCGGAAGCTCTACCTGATGGGGGCTTTTGGCCTAGGGCTTTTCCTCCTCACCCTCCTCCTCTTCCAAGCCAGCGTGGCCCAGGTGAACGCCGGCGCAGAGCGGCCCCTCCTCAGGCGCTACAGCCTGGGGCTTGGGAGCTACGCCACCTTGGCCTTTAGCCTTTACCTCCTCCTGCTGGCCCGGCTTTTCTCCCCAGGGGGGCTTGCCTTTTTGGTGCGGCGCCGCGGGGTGGTGGTGCCCCTCTTCTCCCTTCTTCTGGCCTCCTTGCTGGGCGGGGTCATCGTGGCGGTGATGAAAAGGGCCCCAGGGGAGGCCCAGGGCCTGAGGGAGGCCCTGATGCTGAAGCTGGACCTCATCACCTACACCTACCAGCTCCTCTATAGCCCCCTGGTCAACCCCTCGGGTTTCCTGCAAAGCCTCCTCCTGGCCACCCCCTTGATCTTCACCGGGCTGGCCGTGGCCCTGGGCTTCCGCGGGGGGCTTTTCAACATCGGGGCCCCGGGCCAGCTGATCCTGGGGGCCATCGCCGCCATGCTGGTGGGGGTGTACCTGCCGGGCCCAAGGTGGCTGGTGCTTCCCCTGGCCATCCTGGCCGCCGCCTTGGCCGGGGGGCTTTGGGGCGCGCTGCCCGGGTGGCTCAAAGCCCGGTTCGGGGCCCACGAGGTGATCAACACCATCATGCTGAACTACATCGCCGCAAGCCTCTTCCTCTTCCTCATCTCCTCCAACGAGTACAAGTTCTTTGGGCGCACCCTGTACCTGCCCTTCAAATACCCGGGCTACGAGGCCCGGAGCCACGAGATCCGCCCTGAGGCCCGCATCCCCCACTGGACCGAGCTGGTGGCCCCGGGGGGGGAGCTCTCCTTCGCCCTCCCCTTGGCCCTCCTTTTGGGCCTCCTGGGCTACCTTCTCCTCCGGAAGAGCCTGGGACACCGGGTGCTCATGGGCCTCGTGGCAGGGGGGGTGGGGTACGTGGTGGGCGGCCTCCTTCCAGGACCGGAGGTAAGCTTCGGACCCGACCTGACCTCGGTGCGGCTCAACGGGGCCTTCCTTCTGGCCCTTATGGCCCTTCTCTTCTTCCACTTCTACGTCTTCCGGACCGTGGGGGGGTACGAGCTTAGGGCCATGGGCCTCGCGCCCAAGGCCGCGGAGTACGGGGGGGTGGCCTCGGGGCGGAAGATGGTGCTCATCATGTTCCTGGCGGGGGCCTTGGCGGGCCTGGCCGCCACCCATTACGTGCTGGGCGGAGGGATCGACGAGTACCGCCTGAAGCAGGCGCTGCCCTACTCCGTGGGCTTTGACGGCATCGCCGTGGCCCTCATGGGGCAGAACACCCCCGTGGGGGTGGGCCTGGCCGCCTGGCTCTTCGGCATCCTCCTCACGGGGGGCTTGCAGGTGAACCTCCAGCTGGGCATCAGCCGGGAACTGGTGGCGGTGTTGCAGGCCCTGATCGTGCTCTTCATCGCCGCAGGGGGCTTCCTGCCCCGCTACTTCACCGATCCCCTGAGGGCGGCGGAGGTGGAGCTTAGGGAAGAACGCGAGAGGAAAGGGAGGTAA
- a CDS encoding DNA polymerase III subunit delta', with protein MALHPPDPGGIIGHEAILELLPRLGASTLLFSGPEGVGRRRVARWYAWGLNRGFPPPALGEHPDLLEVGPQERGLKGMGEIRLEEVEPLFAWFATHPRERVKVAVLDAAHLLTEAAANALLKLLEEPPSYGRIVLIAPSRATLLPTLASRALEVAFAPVPEERLYPLTQDPELLAYAAGAPGRLLRALADPGAFRARMEKAREVRGASSWRRLALLKELFADEEGIFALYAAFRHLPRALLALEAAREALERYVSPDLVLARLALDLET; from the coding sequence ATGGCTCTACACCCGCCTGACCCTGGGGGAATAATCGGCCACGAGGCCATCCTGGAGCTCCTCCCCCGGCTTGGGGCCTCCACCTTGCTCTTCTCGGGGCCGGAAGGGGTGGGAAGGCGCCGGGTGGCCCGCTGGTACGCCTGGGGACTCAACCGGGGGTTTCCTCCCCCCGCCCTGGGGGAGCACCCCGACCTCCTGGAGGTCGGCCCCCAGGAGCGGGGCCTGAAGGGGATGGGGGAGATCCGCCTGGAGGAGGTGGAACCCCTTTTTGCCTGGTTCGCCACCCATCCCCGGGAGCGGGTCAAGGTGGCCGTCCTGGACGCCGCCCATCTCCTCACCGAGGCCGCGGCCAACGCCCTGCTGAAGCTTCTGGAAGAACCCCCCTCCTATGGGCGCATCGTCCTCATCGCCCCAAGCCGCGCCACCCTCCTTCCCACCCTGGCCAGCCGGGCCCTGGAGGTGGCCTTTGCCCCCGTGCCCGAGGAGCGGCTTTACCCCCTGACCCAGGACCCGGAGTTGCTGGCCTACGCCGCTGGGGCTCCAGGCCGGCTCCTAAGGGCCCTGGCCGACCCCGGCGCCTTTCGCGCCCGCATGGAGAAGGCCCGGGAGGTGAGGGGGGCTTCCTCCTGGCGGCGGTTGGCCCTCCTCAAGGAGCTTTTTGCCGATGAGGAAGGGATTTTTGCCCTTTACGCCGCCTTCCGCCACCTCCCCCGGGCGCTTCTGGCCCTGGAGGCCGCCCGGGAGGCCTTGGAGCGGTATGTGAGCCCGGACCTGGTCCTGGCCCGGTTGGCCTTAGACTTGGAAACATGA